In the Choloepus didactylus isolate mChoDid1 chromosome 5, mChoDid1.pri, whole genome shotgun sequence genome, one interval contains:
- the LOC119534017 gene encoding 10 kDa heat shock protein, mitochondrial-like, with protein sequence MARQAFRKFLPFFDQVLVERSAAETVTKGGIMLPEKSQGKVLQATVLTVGSGAKGKGGQIEPVSMKVGDKVLLPEYGGIKVVLEDKEYFLFRDSDILGKYME encoded by the coding sequence ATGGCAAGACAGGCGTTTAGAAAGTTTCTTCCCTTCTTTGATCAAGTATTGGTTGAAAGGAGTGCAGCCGAAACTGTAACTAAAGGAGGCATTATGCTTCCAGAAAAATCTCAAGGAAAAGTGTTGCAAGCAACAGTATTAACTGTTGGATCGGGAGCTAAAGGAAAGGGTGGACAGATTGAACCAGTTAGCATGAAAGTTGGAGACAAAGTTCTTCTCCCAGAATATGGAGGCATCAAAGTAGTTCTAGAAGACAAGGAGTATTTCTTATTTAGAGATAGTGACATTCTTGGGAAGTATATGGAGTGA